The proteins below come from a single Balaenoptera acutorostrata chromosome 2, mBalAcu1.1, whole genome shotgun sequence genomic window:
- the PELO gene encoding protein pelota homolog, which yields MKLLRKDIEKDNAGQVTLVPEEPEDMWHTYNLVQVGDSLRASTIRKVQTESSTGSVGSNRVRTTLTLCVEAIDFDSQACQLRVKGTNIQENEYVKMGAYHTIELEPNRQFTLAKKQWDSVVLERIEQACDPAWSADVAAVVMQEGLAHICLVTPSMTLTRAKVEVNIPRKRKGNCSQHDRALERFYEQVVQAIQRHIHFDVVKCVLVASPGFVREQFCDYMFQQAVKTDNKLLLENRSKFLQVHASSGHKYSLKEALCDPTVASRLSDTKAAGEVKALDDFYKMLQHEPDRAFYGLKQVEKANEAMAVDTLLISDELFRHQDVATRSRYVRLVDSVKENAGSVRIFSSLHVSGEQLSQLTGIAAILRFPVPELSDQEDESSSEED from the exons ATGAAGCTCCTGAGGAAGGACATTGAGAAAGACAATGCGGGCCAGGTGACCCTGGTTCCCGAGGAACCTGAGGACATGTGGCACACCTACAATCTAGTGCAGGTGGGCGACAGCTTGCGCGCCTCCACCATCCGCAAGGTACAGACGGAGTCCTCCACGGGCAGCGTAGGGAGCAACCGGGTCCGCACTACCCTCACTCTCTGCGTGGAGGCCATCGACTTCGACTCTCAAGCCTGCCAGCTGCGGGTCAAGGGGACCAACATCCAGGAGAATGAGTATGTCAAGATGGGGGCTTACCACACCATCGAGCTGGAGCCCAACCGCCAGTTCACCCTGGCCAAGAAGCAGTGGGACAGTGTGGTTCTGGAGCGCATCGAGCAAGCCTGTGACCCAGCCTGGAGCGCCGACGTAGCGGCTGTGGTGATGCAGGAAGGCCTCGCCCATATCTGCTTAGTCACTCCCAGCATGACTCTCACTCGGGCCAAGGTGGAAGTGAACATCCCTAGGAAACGGAAAGGCAACTGCTCCCAGCACGACCGGGCCTTGGAGCGGTTCTATGAACAGGTGGTCCAGGCCATCCAGCGCCACATACACTTTGATGTTGTAAAGTGCGTCCTGGTGGCCAGCCCAGGATTTGTGAGGGAGCAGTTCTGCGACTACATGTTTCAACAAGCAGTGAAGACGGACAACAAACTGCTCCTGGAAAACCGGTCCAAATTCCTTCAG GTACATGCCTCCTCTGGACACAAGTACTCTCTGAAAGAGGCCCTTTGTGACCCTACAGTAGCTAGCCGCCTTTCAGATACTAAAGCCGCTGGGGAAGTAAAAGCCTTGGATGACTTCTATAAAATGTTACAACATGAACCTGACCGAGCTTTTTATGGACTCAAGCAGGTGGAGAAGGCCAATGAGGCCATGGCAGTTGACACGTTGCTCATCAGCGATGAGCTCTTCAGGCACCAGGATGTAGCCACACGGAGCCGGTACGTGCGGCTGGTGGACAGTGTGAAGGAGAACGCAGGCTCTGTGAGGATCTTCTCCAGTCTTCATGTGTCTGGGGAGCAGCTCAGCCAGTTGACTGGGATAGCTGCCATTCTCCGCTTCCCTGTCCCTGAACTCTCTGACCAAGAGGATGAGTCCAGTTCTGAAGAAGATTAA